In Alkalihalobacillus sp. FSL W8-0930, a single window of DNA contains:
- the spoIIR gene encoding stage II sporulation protein R, whose product MKPQAIIYLLFSFFVLIISWEDQGNQAIAAFHQEVSQEDAIRLRILANSDSVADQKLKRDIRDQVNASITEWVTGIESKQEAMEVIESNLGEVEAIVEAELAAKGLNQEYHVDFEQVDFPTKLYGNLVYPAGEYQAVLITLGEGLGENWWCVLFPPLCFIDMDQSNAVPQEEAEEVEVVEETEEEVEVSFFFVDFFKGLFDSLFGDDTTTVATNQ is encoded by the coding sequence ATGAAACCACAAGCTATTATTTATCTATTATTCTCTTTTTTCGTATTAATCATAAGCTGGGAAGACCAAGGAAACCAAGCAATTGCTGCGTTTCATCAAGAAGTGAGCCAAGAGGATGCCATTCGTTTACGTATCCTTGCAAATAGCGATTCTGTTGCAGATCAAAAGCTAAAGCGTGACATTCGTGATCAGGTGAATGCCTCCATCACTGAGTGGGTAACAGGAATTGAGTCAAAGCAGGAAGCAATGGAAGTCATTGAATCAAATCTTGGTGAAGTGGAAGCCATTGTGGAAGCTGAGCTTGCAGCCAAAGGGCTTAATCAAGAATATCATGTTGATTTCGAACAAGTAGACTTTCCGACAAAGCTGTATGGTAATCTTGTGTATCCTGCTGGAGAGTATCAAGCGGTGTTAATTACACTTGGCGAGGGTCTTGGGGAAAACTGGTGGTGCGTATTGTTCCCGCCATTATGCTTTATTGATATGGATCAAAGTAATGCAGTGCCACAAGAAGAAGCAGAAGAGGTTGAAGTAGTAGAAGAGACAGAAGAGGAAGTTGAGGTTTCGTTCTTCTTCGTCGATTTCTTTAAAGGATTGTTTGATAGTCTGTTTGGTGATGATACAACAACCGTTGCGACAAATCAGTAA
- the prmC gene encoding peptide chain release factor N(5)-glutamine methyltransferase, translated as METMAGEWLLRHHLGVDRAGLFARFHDEMPDDLFRTYQQDVHMLGKGHPVQHLIGHEEFYGRPFQVSGDVLIPRPETEELIVAVLERRKAVFPDATALDAVDVGTGSGIIATTLTLEDPSLSLSAVDISEKALAMAKKNAATHGAEISFYQGDLLEPFIQTGQTFDIIVSNPPYIPESDRPTLAVHVREHEPELALFAGADGLDCYRKLTEQIRQVAKPRALVAFEVGAGQGEAVRQMLQTAFPKTTTEVRFDINKKDRIVLAYGDFVEEL; from the coding sequence GTGGAAACAATGGCTGGTGAATGGCTGCTCCGCCATCACCTGGGCGTTGACCGCGCAGGTTTGTTTGCACGTTTTCACGACGAGATGCCAGATGACCTGTTTCGCACGTATCAACAGGATGTCCACATGCTTGGAAAAGGTCATCCGGTTCAGCATCTGATTGGTCATGAAGAATTTTATGGTCGCCCGTTTCAGGTATCGGGTGATGTTCTTATTCCACGACCGGAAACTGAAGAGCTCATTGTCGCAGTTCTTGAACGAAGAAAGGCCGTCTTTCCGGATGCTACGGCACTTGATGCGGTTGATGTTGGAACGGGCAGTGGTATTATTGCTACTACCCTAACGCTTGAAGATCCATCACTAAGCCTTTCAGCCGTCGATATTTCGGAAAAAGCACTGGCTATGGCGAAGAAAAATGCAGCTACGCATGGGGCAGAGATCAGCTTTTACCAAGGAGATCTGTTGGAGCCTTTTATTCAAACAGGACAAACGTTTGATATCATCGTGTCCAATCCGCCTTATATCCCTGAATCAGATCGGCCGACACTTGCTGTTCATGTACGGGAGCATGAGCCAGAGCTTGCCTTATTTGCAGGTGCTGATGGTCTTGATTGTTACCGAAAGCTAACGGAGCAAATCAGACAAGTCGCTAAGCCGCGTGCTCTGGTTGCATTTGAAGTGGGTGCAGGTCAAGGAGAAGCCGTGAGACAGATGCTGCAAACAGCTTTCCCGAAAACAACAACCGAGGTCCGTTTTGATATCAACAAAAAGGATCGCATTGTTCTTGCATACGGAGATTTTGTCGAAGAGTTATAG
- the ptsG gene encoding glucose-specific PTS transporter subunit IIBC produces MFKQAFGVLQRMGRALMLPVALLPAAGILLAFGDAMQNPDILSTLPFLGNDVFSMISTLMLETGDIVFANLPLLFAVGVAIGLSNGDGVAGLAAIIGFLIINVTMGTMGGITPEMVGADPAYASVLGIPTLSTGVFGGVIAGLLASFTFNKYYNISLPQYLGFFAGKRFVPIATAFFAIFMGVILHFIWPFIQTGLNSFSYFMTEASPALSVYIFGVIERALIPFGLHHIFYSPFWFEFGTYVNAAGEMVKGDQAMFFAQIRDGVEPTAGTFMVGKFPFMMFGLPAAALAIYHCAKPKHKKVVAGLMGSAALTAFLTGITEPLEFSFLFVAPILFVIHTLIAGLSFLLMYLLDVKIGMSFSGGVIDFLLYGVLPNRTDWWWVIIVGLGFSVLYYVLFRFAILKFNLMTPGREEDEEGAGVETASAPVGDLPYEVLKALGNKENIANLDACITRLRVSVKDVDQVQKDRLKKLGASGVMQVGQNIQAIFGPKSDQLKGQINDIISGKTPTPIEEVETVVEAGPTTEGEFTFNLPITGEILPITDVPDNVFAGKMMGDGFAIKPTEGIVRSPIAGTIVNFFPTKHALGLVDESGKEILIHVGIDTVHLKGEGFEALVEQGDKVTQGQELLRFDTDIISEKAASIITPIVFTNLAEDEFIQLLKSGEVKAGTENVLAIKKAE; encoded by the coding sequence ATGTTTAAACAAGCCTTTGGCGTGTTACAACGTATGGGTCGTGCATTAATGCTTCCGGTTGCGTTACTACCTGCAGCTGGTATCTTACTTGCTTTTGGTGATGCAATGCAGAACCCAGACATCCTGAGTACATTACCGTTCTTAGGAAATGACGTCTTCTCAATGATTTCAACCTTAATGCTTGAAACAGGAGATATCGTCTTTGCAAATCTACCGTTACTCTTTGCGGTTGGGGTAGCCATCGGGCTCTCTAACGGAGACGGGGTAGCAGGACTTGCCGCTATTATTGGATTTTTAATTATTAACGTAACAATGGGAACCATGGGAGGCATCACACCAGAAATGGTTGGCGCTGATCCAGCGTATGCGAGCGTACTCGGGATCCCGACATTATCAACAGGCGTGTTCGGTGGGGTTATCGCCGGATTACTCGCATCCTTTACCTTTAATAAATACTATAATATCAGCTTGCCTCAGTACCTAGGCTTCTTTGCTGGTAAACGTTTTGTACCAATTGCAACAGCATTTTTCGCGATTTTCATGGGGGTTATTCTTCACTTTATCTGGCCTTTCATTCAAACAGGACTTAACTCATTCTCATACTTCATGACAGAAGCAAGCCCAGCGCTTAGCGTCTACATTTTTGGTGTGATTGAGCGTGCACTTATTCCATTCGGATTGCACCATATCTTCTACTCACCATTCTGGTTTGAGTTTGGAACGTATGTGAACGCAGCCGGTGAAATGGTTAAAGGGGACCAAGCAATGTTCTTCGCACAGATTCGTGATGGCGTAGAACCAACAGCAGGAACGTTCATGGTAGGTAAATTCCCATTCATGATGTTCGGTCTACCAGCAGCAGCACTTGCTATCTATCACTGTGCAAAACCTAAACACAAAAAAGTTGTTGCCGGTCTTATGGGATCAGCAGCCCTTACAGCATTCTTAACAGGTATCACAGAACCACTTGAGTTCTCATTCTTGTTTGTAGCACCGATTCTTTTTGTGATTCACACATTGATTGCCGGTCTATCATTCTTACTCATGTATCTATTAGACGTGAAAATTGGTATGAGCTTCTCAGGTGGAGTTATCGACTTCCTTCTTTACGGAGTCCTACCAAACCGTACTGACTGGTGGTGGGTCATCATCGTAGGGCTTGGATTCTCAGTACTCTACTACGTATTATTCCGTTTCGCGATTCTGAAGTTTAACCTAATGACTCCAGGACGTGAGGAAGACGAAGAAGGCGCGGGAGTTGAAACAGCTTCAGCACCAGTAGGCGACCTACCTTATGAAGTACTTAAAGCACTAGGTAACAAAGAGAACATTGCAAACCTTGACGCATGTATCACACGTCTACGCGTATCTGTAAAAGACGTTGATCAAGTTCAAAAAGATCGTCTGAAAAAACTTGGAGCATCTGGTGTCATGCAAGTCGGCCAAAACATCCAAGCCATCTTCGGACCAAAATCCGATCAACTAAAAGGACAAATCAACGACATCATCTCAGGCAAGACACCAACGCCAATTGAAGAAGTCGAAACCGTTGTCGAAGCAGGACCAACAACCGAAGGAGAATTCACATTCAACCTTCCAATCACAGGAGAAATCCTACCGATCACAGACGTACCGGACAACGTATTTGCCGGAAAAATGATGGGAGACGGATTCGCCATCAAACCAACAGAAGGAATTGTCCGCTCACCAATTGCAGGGACAATCGTGAACTTCTTCCCGACCAAGCACGCCCTTGGACTCGTAGACGAATCAGGCAAAGAAATCCTGATCCACGTTGGAATTGATACCGTCCACCTAAAAGGAGAAGGCTTCGAAGCACTAGTCGAACAAGGAGACAAAGTCACACAAGGCCAAGAACTACTGCGCTTTGACACTGACATCATCTCTGAAAAAGCCGCATCCATCATCACACCAATCGTCTTCACAAACCTAGCCGAAGATGAATTCATCCAGCTCCTAAAGTCTGGAGAAGTCAAAGCAGGTACAGAGAACGTATTAGCAATTAAAAAAGCAGAATAA
- the prfA gene encoding peptide chain release factor 1: MFDRLQSLEDRYDRLNELLSDPDIISDTKRLREYSKEQSGLEDTVQAYREYKEVSEQLKDAKAMIEEKLDDEMYAMVKEEISELSSQSQELEERLRILLLPKDPNDDKNVIVEIRGAAGGDEAQLFAGDLYKMYHRFAEAQGWKIEVMEATTTELGGYKEIIFMVNGNGAYSKLKYENGAHRVQRVPSTESGGRIHTSTATVAVLPEAEEVEVEIHEKDIRVDTFASSGPGGQSVNTTMSAVRLTHLPTSTVVSMQDEKSQIKNKEKAMKILRARVFDKINREIQAEYDETRKTAVGTGDRSERIRTYNFPQSRVTDHRIGLTLQKLEQILQGKLDEIIDQLIMEEQSELMERAED; the protein is encoded by the coding sequence ATGTTTGATCGTTTGCAGTCTTTAGAGGACAGATATGACCGGTTAAATGAATTATTAAGTGATCCAGATATTATTAGTGATACAAAGCGTCTGCGCGAGTACTCCAAGGAGCAGTCTGGGCTTGAGGATACGGTTCAAGCGTACCGTGAATACAAGGAAGTGTCGGAGCAGCTAAAAGATGCGAAGGCGATGATTGAAGAGAAGCTGGATGATGAGATGTACGCGATGGTGAAAGAGGAAATCTCTGAGCTTTCGTCTCAATCCCAGGAGCTTGAGGAACGCCTGCGTATTTTACTTCTGCCTAAGGATCCGAATGATGATAAAAACGTAATCGTTGAGATTCGCGGTGCAGCCGGTGGAGACGAGGCGCAGCTATTTGCGGGTGACCTTTATAAAATGTACCACCGTTTTGCAGAGGCTCAAGGGTGGAAGATTGAAGTCATGGAAGCGACGACAACAGAGCTTGGTGGATACAAGGAAATTATTTTCATGGTGAATGGAAATGGTGCCTATTCCAAGCTGAAGTATGAAAACGGAGCACACCGTGTGCAGCGTGTTCCTTCAACGGAGTCTGGTGGTCGGATTCATACGTCTACAGCGACAGTTGCGGTTCTTCCTGAGGCGGAAGAGGTTGAGGTTGAAATCCATGAGAAGGATATTCGTGTGGACACATTTGCTTCAAGTGGCCCGGGTGGACAAAGTGTAAACACTACGATGTCAGCGGTTCGTTTAACACACTTACCAACAAGTACTGTGGTTTCCATGCAGGATGAGAAATCTCAGATTAAAAACAAAGAAAAAGCAATGAAGATCTTACGTGCGCGTGTGTTTGATAAGATCAATCGTGAAATCCAAGCTGAATACGATGAAACACGTAAAACAGCGGTTGGTACGGGAGATCGGTCTGAGCGAATCCGTACGTACAATTTCCCACAAAGCCGGGTAACGGATCACCGTATCGGCTTAACATTGCAAAAGCTGGAGCAAATTTTGCAAGGAAAGCTTGATGAAATTATTGATCAGTTGATTATGGAAGAACAGTCTGAGCTGATGGAACGGGCTGAAGACTAA